Below is a window of Brassica napus cultivar Da-Ae chromosome A5, Da-Ae, whole genome shotgun sequence DNA.
TTCGAGAACGTCTATCTCTCCGGTCTCTCGTGGCAACCGGACGCTCGCTCTGTTCTAGGCTCTTCCTCTGGTTCTTTCTCGCTGCGTTGACGTTAGTTTTAAAGTCCAGTTCTTACCTCTCTCAATTTAGTTATTGTTCGTTGTCAAGGTTCTGTGTTTAGATTTCATATTGCTCTCTGCTACTAGTATTCTGTGTATCTTCTATCACAAATTAAAATTCTTGTATAATACTTAACATTTtaccacaaacaaaaaaaaagttagagaaGTTCTTAAAAGTTGTTTCCTGACAAAGAGTTAGAGAAGCTTTTGAGGAGTAAGAGAAGTTCTTAAAACTCTGTTATTTTTCCTGACAAACATCTCTGCCGTTTGATAGATATCGGGTTCTAGCTCCTTAAACACACATGGAAGCTTAAGTTGTACGTAACATAATGTATCCTTGTCATGTCTTAATCTGGCAAGAACTCTAGGCTTACTAATGTCTAATGGTGAAATGTGGTTCAATCCATTCTGAATTTGTTTATTCTTCATATTTTGCAATTTCATAATCCTACATCAGGATAAGCAATCATCTCATTAGCTTCATGAACTACATCTGATGGcgaaacaaatcaaaagccCTTAAACCAGAGTCATAAATTCATAATCAACATTCACATAAACATCATTCTCCTGATTCACTGACCAGTCCCATACATGTAATTACAACGCTACTATTGACCCTAACTACCACTCAAACACACAGTTTTTGCACCAAATCTCAAATACTTATCAACAACGAACATAGGAATCTGAAATTTCACTCAGAACACATCTAAAACCCATAGAACCAGACTGATTCTCCAACAAatgcaagagagagagagagaaagaaactaATTAAAAGGGCACTACATGAAACTGAACTTTCGCAAACCAGATTGCTTTGTTATAGTGTCACACGTACTGAGTGACGCGAAAGGCGGTGACTTTCAGAACGAAATCTCGAGTTCTGAGAAGCTCGAACACACAAACATCTCCTTCCCCTATATTATTCTCGAGTGTGAACTCATACCATCCTTGGCTAAACTTGGCCCTCCCTGCTTTGTAAAGGCACCTCACTGGCCATTGTTTCTCCCCGAGCTGAAGCTTGATGAAACCAGCTATCCCGCTCAGGTACTTCTCAGCAAACCCAGAAGGCAAGTactgtaaataattaaacaagaaAGAGGTCACATACGGTTGAAGTTTTATGCCTTTATTACATGAGAAACAGGTCCACATACCATGATGCAGCCTCTGTACAGATACGATGGTCGCAGAACAACTCTAAAGAAAGGATTGGTCGGCTCGTACGTTTTGGCTGCACTGAtggctctctctctttcctcagCAGTTACAGTTCTCTTTCTATCAGAAGCACTCTTGTAGAACTTTGAGCTGTTCTCCGGAGTCGACGAGTTTATTTCCTCTGCACGCACCAAGCCAAATATGAATCTTTATGAACAGAAGCAAGAGTTTTGTCTCTGATACTTACCGGGATTaggattcttcttcttccttcctcTCTTCTTAGGTATTTTCGGCGTCGCCACTTCAGGTTTAGAATCAGTGAACAAGCTCTGGGTGGTGGTAGAACCCTCATACCCTTCATTCAGGGGTGCATTAGATTCAGGGATCAATGGATGAGTGACCCTCGTCTCTTCTTTTTGACGGTCTTCAAACAATCGAGCGCGTTTGTTGAACTCATTGTGTGCAGAATCCATGTTCATAAGAGAGTACCTTTGTAACTGAAAACCAAAAGGAAGTGGATATTGTTGTCAGCTTTCCTTAGTCCTGCATGCCAAACATGACCCATCAGGTTAGGGTGAGTGCAAATGCAAACTAGACCAGATCATAGTTTAGAATCAACAATCATCCATCAACACACAATGAATGGATACAACAGAGCTTTTCCTTGGTAAGTCAAGTTATATTAGTCACAGTCATAAAGCGAAACTGGCATGTTCCCAGATCTCTATCAAGTCCACttattgtctctctctctctcctcactatacatgttttttttttgtgtttcaattATGCGTAACAAGACTAAGACCAAAAGTCAACAACATAAGAGTCTTAATATTTCAGCTTTTTCACCAAATATTCTCAATAAATCTGACACACAAAACTATACATTGTTTAGACTAGATGCAGTCTACACAAAGAGACTCAAGATCCCACAACGAAAAAGGAAGACACTTTCTCCACTCAATTTCTACTTAAATTGAGCAACCCAACACCAGATTCTTCAATCTTTGAAAGAGGAGAGCAATTACCTGACGGGTTTTAGTTGATGATAGTGGATGAGAGGATAAGGTTGTGGAAGAAAGGGCGTGACATAGTATTCTCAGATAATCAACTAACTAAAGTCACCAAGTAAAAGAAGAGATAAACGAAACGACGCCGGAGAATCCCATGGCCCGAAGAGGAAACACTTTTCAGATCTGAAGCCAATCTCTCTCTTACTGTCGAGTTTTAACTTAACCAGACCTGAGTAACCTAACCAAATCAAAACAGGATACAAAAACCCCAACTTGCCCTTAGTAAAGATCATGTGTGTCTTTTTTTCCTTGACTCTGTAAGTCTACTTGGTGTTTTggtctcgttttttttttttttgtaaactacaTTAAAAGCCTATCGGCTCCACCAACGACCCTTTTCACAtaatttttctttccttttcataatataataaatattgttGTCATTTTGACTCTTTCGTTTTTTTTcctctgtgttttttttgtaattacatatctattatattaaaatagaagtcacaacttcttttcatgtgtgattttttaagtttggaccattcctagaaaatatcatattttacataagttcattattatatcttttaatatctttatttttttatttgaaatacaaatgaatatatttaaaatgttctaacaaaatctttttaaaatcttcttagaatctattatattaaaatagaagtcacaacttttcttcatgtgtgattttttaagtttggaccattcctagaaaatatcatattttacataagttcattattatatcttttaatatctttatttttttatttaaaatacaaatgaatatatttaaaagagaaaaagactaagatagcaccaaaccaagtttttgttcccaaagtagcactcaaggctcaaagtcacaaaaataggtttcattaaagaggtaaatatacacttataccccttgggttaattaatccaaaccttagggtttagagttaagggggtggggttttggaattagggtttaaaattttataaaaaataaatactaaaataaaaaataaaaatttataaaacagtttcaaaaattatttttaaactataaaaagaaaatttgaaaaaaaaataaaaaaaaaattcaaaaattgttttttaaaaaaaattataaaaatttcgaatctgaaaacatataatctgaaactataaaaaaattttttattttttttatttttttattttttttatttttttattttttttattattttttttttatttttgtttgtttatttaatttaaaccaaggATATTAGGGacattttaccctttaatgaatgtcatttttgtgactttctccttctagtactctttttgtgacataaacttcaaaaggtgctattattgacaattgccctatttaaaatgttctaacaaaatctttttaaaatcttcttagaatcgttttaaatttactttcaaaaattagttagttttaatttaaattatcataaaatataattagaaattaaaattgaatatagttttggtttataaacgaaaatttaaataaaatgaaattaattaattttagaaatacatttactaataatttttaaagattttgttagaaataaatatttatttttcttttaattttttcaaatttgttttctaataaaataaaaatcatgattttttgatgagtgatatttttatttggaccatcatttaaattttatattaaatgtatatcactaatgctaatatacataatattttaactactttaatcacaatatcttttatatattttatttaaaaaaaaaattctaacaaatctcatgaaaaatattataataagatcttaattgtcataaattgaatataaatattttcaactaattttgtaattagtaatgaaatgttactaaaagaataaaattatatcctattttatcaattttataataatatctatcattttaaaataaaaattttatattgaaaaaaatatgataaaattattttaaattgataagttaacatattttattttcataaatataacatatttatgctaaaaatataatatgttggtagaacgggttaatattagtaaactatataatacatgtataaaatttaacttatcttaaactttttaatatacagtaatttattatataaagttaataaatattaaaaattactaaaaaaatctagcgatttgaattacggatcatgattataaataaattaaatacaaaattgttttcatatatgttgtttcatacattaaaaaatttagtttagtaatcaaacgcaaattcaataagacaaatatataataagcaacatatatatatgtgatgattttaatttacagcatgaaaactataaaattattatatttggtataattatacaaacatttaaatatgtgagtaacattaaaaaatataataattatgtaaaacaaatatttatatatataaatgtgaaaatatatacccgcacggttgtgcgggtggaaatctagtattaatttaaaacagATGAATAACATTCTGATACAACTAAGTTGGCAAGGAACACCTTCCTTTCGTAACCAGAAACCGACAAAGATCGAAATATTTCTAGAGCCATAAAAGAAACTACTAAACAACTACATAGAACATATGATAAAGAAATCCAAGACAAACCAAAAGCCTTGATGATCGCAGTTCAAAGAACAGAGCACATCGATCTCCAAAACATGATAGAAACAGGTCAGAGAAACTTCAGAGACACATGTAAAGGACCTGAAAAAGATTTCTATCCAAAAGAGCCAAAACACAAAGGTGGAGGATCCTCAAAGTTTCCATAGCATCAAGCCAGAACTTACATCAGTCCATCCATATTGTAGCACAAATAAATTCAAATGAAAACTCTGAATACTCACCAATACTGAAGCTATTCCACAGAAACTAATACTCAAACAAGGCTTACGAGAATTCCAATGAATCATCCAAGAACTGATGGTGAGATGTTCAACTCGAAGGAAGAAAGAGCCAGTAGACCTCTGATGCCTTACTTGAGAGATTGCCAAACCAAACCCACATCTGAACCAGCTAAGTACTTCCAGCGCATACCAGAAACCAGATAAGGTTTAACAAAGGCATCTCAAACCAAGCAAGGAAACATTAGAAGGACCATAGCAACAACACTGAACCACCTCAAACGAGCATACACCATAGAGAAACCCATCACACAATCAGATTAATCTCTCGGTCCACAAAACAGAACAAACCAGCAAACATCACACTGATCTTGACTAAACGAAATTAAACTGCTACAGACCGAGCTACAACCTGTGGAAAGCCAAAGACGAAGACCAACCCTCCAACGACAAGGCGACAACAATAAAACCCATTCAGATTTACTAACTACTCCCCATCAACCACAGGCGGAGAGAGCACTCCATGACACAGAAGCCGACATCACCTATATCGAAACATCACCCATCCACTGCTCGACCACCCAAACCACCATCACCGTCGGAGAAGCGTTCCATCACTAACCACCACCGTCGAATCTCAAAAAACTACAGATGAATGATTACTAGAAAGGAGAGAGCAGGGAGATCCTGTCACAGCACAGCGAGGAGCGCTGGCCGGAGACGACCTCAGATCTTTGTAGAAGTActattttattacataaaattagttatataaatGGTTTGAATGAGAACAACTACGTACGATGCAATcttaatagtaacaaaaatatagaTACCTAggtatatgtaaaatatattaactctAGTGTGGTGCGAGCGGGATCCATAACATTCAGACCCAAAaagaataattgtttttttacagaaacaaaaatattttaaataaaaaaatttaaaattttaagccAATACAATACATATTAAACTCACATTACAAAATTTCTATaatgattatttattaaaagttaAATGTAAGAGAAATTTATTAGAATAGCACTAAAATTTGTTTCTCATAAATATAGTTCCAAGAatcaaaatgaacaaaatatttcctttaaagttaaaaaacatttatattctttgattaactaatatatatctTAGATTTGAGGGGATGAGGTTTTGGGGGTGGAATTtagaattgttttaaaaaaaaatttaaatttagaaattgattcaaaatgaattttcatatttcaaagtaaaattttgggaataaattaaaatttattttcttagaaAAGTTGAAAAAGAAATTCGaattgaaattttgtttttcaaaaataaaaattaaattttcattatttattaaatatttatgggTAAATATTCTAATAGACTTTAAAATGGTTTTTTAACCAAAAGaacatacaataaaaaaatgacTAAAAGTGGTTTGATTAAGAGAAATTGCCTAAAATATCACAAGTTAGGTACCACTTTTCTAAAATACCCTCAATCAAAAATATACTAACAGTTTGGTATTTATTCAtgttaccaccactaaagagaaattatcaaaataccttcttcactaagtgacaaaagactcttataccattgttctctatatatataataaataattatttaaataaataaaataaataaataacaatttttttttaatgttttcaaattatactatttcaaattcgaacttttttataatttttttttcaaagtttctttttgaaaatcaaaataaattttgaaactattttaaaaaaaaatttaaaagtatttttatatatttatgggCAATTCTCCATGATAGACCTTTTTGAGTTTTCATCTCAAAAATAGAACGAGAAGGGAAAAGTCAGaaaaataacattcattaaTGGACCAAATGTCCTTAGTACccttgttttatatttaaaaaaaagaaagaaaaacctcttcgatctctctctctcacgacTCTACTAGTTCTCTGATCTCTCTCACAACGGGCCGCCAACGAGATTCAATCAACTCCGGCGATGACACGATGAACACTTTcatcatctatcatctccgacgAACGAATAGGAAGACGAAGAGATTTGTGTCTCTGCCTTCGCCTTCTTCTCTCGACGACGAAATCTCTCGACTTTGTGCGACTCGTCGCTTCTTCGCTCGACGACGACGGAGACAAATCCCGGCGAATCTACCAGCGTTATCTTCTCCAGCGAAAAACACAAAGCTACCATCTCAAATCAAAAGGCTTCATTTTGGGAACACAAGGTTTTGAGATATCTTTGATTATGTTGCTTTCTAGATCCAAAACTATCCTCGATATCCCAGTGTTGCCGGATGtgttttgagtttgtgttgCTTTTGAAGTTAGGTTTAGGAAGATCGATTGGTAAAAACGATATTACTGTATTTGGatttaggatttttttaaaatgtttaagcTTTCTGAGGTATTGATATAGTTGCCATCGATAATGCATAGGATTGTGAAACATGAGCTTACTGTGAAGTCAAATTGAGTCAATTGCTTGATTGCTTGTGCTTGTTCCCGAGTGTGTTTTGCAAGGTCTTAATCATGTTTAAACTCTTTGAGATAGGTGTTTATGCATTTCTCTGAGAAGATTGTTCTTTATTCCCTTTGTTTGATTTCAGGAAGGATCTACAAACAAGTATCAAAGTTTAACCATCTACAAAAAATCTCGTGACCATCTACAAAATTTGGTAAAACTGTTTAGTGTTTAGAAAAATCTCTTGTTGTTTGTGCTTGTGAAACTGTCTCGTGACCATCTACAACAAAAGTCTCTTGTTGCTTGTTTAGAAAAATTTCAGGAATCATTTGTGTAGTTtcaggaaagccttccagaaaatCGGATGGTACtgaattttgaaactttttttgctTGTTGTCTTGTTCTGCTTAGGCATGTTGATATCTTTGGTAGGCTCTTGAATTTCAGGAAGGATTTCTGCAGTTTCACGAAAGCTTTCCAGAAATCTGattttaacaaatttgaaaaactttttgCTTGGTGTCTTATTTGGCTTACGCATGTTGATATGTTTGGTAGGCTCGTGAATTTGCTTATGAAATTGTTAGTCTCTTGCTTGTTCTTGTGAAATTGtgtagttttttaaaatttcaggaAAGAGTTGTGTAGTTTCAAGAAAGCTTTCCAGAAAATCAGATcttaataaatttgaatttttttttgcttggtgTCTTGTTTATCTTACGCATGTTGATATATTTGGTAGGCTTGTGATTTGCTTATGACATTTCTAGTCTCTTGCTTGCGCTTGTGAAACTGTgtggtttttttaaatttcaggaTGGATTTGTGTAGTTTCTGGAAATCTTTCAAGAAAATCCGAtgttaacaaatttgaaatttattttgctTGGTGTCTTGTTTGGCTTACGCATGTTGATTTGTTTGGTTGACTCGTGAATTTCTTATGAAATTTCTATTCGATTGCTTGTGCTTGTGAaattatgtgatttttttaggaAGGATTTGTGTAGTTTCAGGAAAGCTTTCCATAAAATTTGATGTTAacaaattttagatatttttgtttGCTTGGTTTTGTAGGATAGTGTGtggtattttatatttctagcATTGCTATATAATGTgcttattttaagttttatttattggcaaaaatgcattttcagGAACCATGAGTGTCCTGCCTGCAGAAAACATGTAGCCAGCCGACGTTCATTAAGACTCGACCCAAAATTTGATGCTTTTATTGTAGCTATATTCGGGAATATCGATAGTTATGAGGATAAGGTGAAACATCTACACTTATTTTTCTCCTTTAAATTATAGAGATAACGGTTTTCTTATGAGTCTCATTTTTGTTCAAGATTTGGCTTATGATGAAGATTATTTGGCTCGTAATACGCAGGTTCAGAAGCTAAGGCTTTTGCCTCTTAAGACACTCACTTAAGTACATTTAACGTTTTCATTACATTCTGTGCTTGTTATGTGTGGTATTTTATCCGCAATCCCAATATTCTTGAGTGTGACTGAGATGAGTTTGTTTGTGAAaatttgtggttttttttttagtttcaggAAGGTGTTTCAAACTTTCAGGATGGATTTGTGTAGTTTCACGAAATCTTTTCAGAAAATCCGATGttaacaaatttgaattttttttttgcttggtgTTTTGTTTGGCTTACGCATGTTGATATGTTTGGTTGACTTGTGAATTTTCTTATGAAATTTCTATTCGATTGCTTGTGTTTGTgaaattttgtgatttttttaggaAGGATTTGTGTAGTTTCGGGAAAGCTTTCCATAAAATCTGATGTTAACAAATTTGGATTTTTTGTTTGCTTGGTTACGTAGGATAGTGTGTGGTATTTTAATATGTCTAGCATTGCTATATAAGGAGCttattttgagttttatttATTGGCAAAATGCATTTTCAGGAAACATGTAGCCAGCCGACGTTCATTAAGACTCTACCCAAAATTTAATGCTTTTATTGCAGCTATATTCGGGAATTTCGATAGTTATGAGGATAAGGTGAAACATctacacttttatttttctCCTTTAGATTATAGAGAGAACGGTTTGcttatgagtttcatttttgtTCAGGATTTGGCTTATGATGAAGATGATTTGGCTCGTAATATGCAGGTTCAGAACCAAAGGCTTTTGCTTCTTAAGACACTCATTTAAGTACATTTAACGTTTCCATTATATTTTGTGCTTGTTATGTGTGGTATTTTATCCGCAATCCCAATGGTCCTGAGTGTTACTGAGATGAGTTTGTTTGTGAAAATTTGTGgggtttttttttagtttcagcAAGGTGTTTCAAACTTTCAGGATAGCTTAGAAAATCGGATActagaaatttgaaattttgtttggCTTGGTTGCGCAGGACAGCAACACGATGGGAGATTCAATACATGTCATGCTAAGACTATGTTTTTGAACTTTGATATTGACTTGGACAAGTAAGAAGTTTGTAATGAATGATGACAACGTTTGTTTCATTTAGGTTgttattaaagaaaaagaatagaACACAGATGAATAAGAAACTTCATCATATAACAAAAGAAGCAAATGTATCAGTAGTTTGCTTAGTAAAACTAGCTGAATCAGTAATAACATGCACAATTCAATTTGTTTGGAAGATTTAGTACATGATCAGGAAAGCTTTCCTGAATAATTTAgttgaaacaaaacaacaaacctTAACTTATTTAGGATAAGCTtccataaacaaatatatatgtgGTCTGATGCATATCACGTAACCATTAAATAAACAACATCCaaaaatgattaataaaaatgtaaatcatCAACATCAAACTCCCACTCGAGAGATCCTTTTGAGTTCCATTGTCCAAACGCGAAAAATTTCAGCCATTGGTCCAGATCTGTTAAAAACTCacaatcaaatttaaaaaacgaCCAACCAGAGAGACATTTAAGTAAATTTTGTGAGTATAGAAGGTGAAGATGAAGAAATTCggatcttaaaatttaaaacaactagAATCCAATGTTACCTTGATAACGAGATACATAGAAAAATCGAGGATGACAGATCGCAAGGGCTCAGATGAAAACGATCGAGACGATGTAAGGCGAAACGACGGACGGCGAGACGACGATTGGAAGGAAAGCTTGGTTTGGGTCTATCTAGAGCCATTTCTCTATATgtattagaatcttaaatttcacattccaaaaaccatatcataccccttaactctaaaccctaagtctagattagttaatcctagggTTATAAATATCCtttatttttggcaatttccctttATTTTGGGAATTTTTATGTTTAGCACTTTGTTGGTACCATTATTT
It encodes the following:
- the LOC111213940 gene encoding B3 domain-containing protein REM19, translated to MNMDSAHNEFNKRARLFEDRQKEETRVTHPLIPESNAPLNEGYEGSTTTQSLFTDSKPEVATPKIPKKRGRKKKNPNPEEINSSTPENSSKFYKSASDRKRTVTAEERERAISAAKTYEPTNPFFRVVLRPSYLYRGCIMYLPSGFAEKYLSGIAGFIKLQLGEKQWPVRCLYKAGRAKFSQGWYEFTLENNIGEGDVCVFELLRTRDFVLKVTAFRVTQYV